The DNA window tcctaattccttagcgaatTATGATGAAATTAAGCAATTGAATTATCAAGAACGTTCcagttactatagggtatccctattcCTAGGCAATATCTAATATAGTATAATTGTACAAAAACCCTAACACTGGCGGTCCAGCCTAAGTGTTAGTCATACATCAATCTCGTTGGTCCGACAAGGAAAGCTTTAGAAACattgtacaattaaattgaatatGAAAGACAAATAGAtgattgaaattgggaaatcaaagtcattacagatgttaatcagggacaccccctagcattggagggtttagctactcatattgtttAAAGAactcaaaatataaattttagacATTACAAGTGTTGGAGAtgaaattgatcttcaatcgctttcgTTCATGAAAATCCCTTTCTCGCGAAACCCATATCTTCTCTAATCTCTTCTCGTGATTCCTCTTTGCTAAAAAGTTTCACTAATTCATCgtgaaaactcttctaaataaCATACATTCACTTAGGTCGGTTGGAAGTACCTAAAACACccccacaacttaaaccatggaaaaaatatgaaaaaaatcatgaaataagtgccacatgctgacacgggccgtgtcagacaacacgggcacccgtgtcagacttCTGTCATCTTAAAAGTTGATTTTTTGTCCCACGCCTCCTGACAAGGCCCGTGTCAAGCCCCTAAATTTAGAATTTGGATTTgttgtcttcatcaaagttgtagccctaaATTCAGAAttcagatctcacacttgctaacacaagTCGTGCCAGCCCTCTGACTTTCATCTcgtttgcattttcttggccacgcttcatcctgaCACGGTCGGTGTCAGGTGACACAGATGGTCGCGTCAGACCTCCTGTagcatgatttttcacttccttcaaaACTCCGTTCTTTGTACTTTTTCgtattgatttgtctcgatttattcctttgagcctacaaacagtacaatacacaaccaaagcataaaatatagaagaatgaagtaaaacgcttgataatataaagcaaagacgactaaaatcaacggtaaataaacgtgtaaaaaccactaatCACTTGTCACCCCTTCTGAGGGTTATATCACTCCCGCCTTAGCTAGgattttttacaaatataacCCTACACATCCAAACTCTCTCAAATCAGTATAATCATGGTTGATTTGATAAAGAAAGGTAAAAGGTGtttggtattttaataatttataatgaatTCTATTGATTAGAAAAAATGCATTAGAAAGGGCACGAGCCTAAGAATGTTTAGGCATATGGGATTGGAAAACGAGACCGGTCAATAATCATGCGGGTTAATTAGTGGCCCGCTGGTTTGACCACTAACCCAGTGACCTAGTGCATTGACCGGGTCAATCACCGGTCCGGATTTTAAAACATTGACTCAGAGTATTAATTACATAGGAAACATGATAAGGTATATTCTATTCTATTCTAGAATGAAACTAAGGAATATTctcttacacacacacacacacaaatatcAACACTCTCCCTCAAGCTTGAGCATATAAGTTAAATGCACCAAGCTTGTCACATATATAACTAGTTCTGAGACTTTGAAGGAATTTTGTAAACAGATCTATCAATTGATCATTAGAGTTGAcatagggatggcaatgggcagggtatgggtagggtactatagtacccatcCCCATACCCGCGGTTGGAAAAAATCCCCGTACCCGAGCCCATACCCGCTTGGGTAACAACTTTAGCACCCGTACCCGTGTCCTTTGGGTATGTAAGTACCCATACCCGTACCCATTACccgcatttttaataaaaaataaatatatcaactataaaatatcatatcattttaagtttttagtaacatttaaatgttttcaaaaaacttattgtaaaattatgaaataaacgaACACTTATGTAACATcgatgtatttttgaaaattgatagacatttattttaatataataatataaatcaaaatatataaatatatatgttgtgtggGTATGGGGCGGGCTGGGTTCTAAATTTCCCATACCCGCACCCATACCCGCTTCTTTAAGTGGGTAATTACCCGAGCCCGTGCCCGTACCCATTTATGCGGGTTTTTATCCTACCCATTTTGGGTATTTTTGTGGGTAACCactggggatgggccaaattgccatccctaagTTGACAAAGCATGGGACATTGTCATCTGATCCAATCTTCTCTCTGACAAAGTGAAaatttatctcaatatgtttggtccTCTCATGGAAGACTAGATTTGAAGCAATGTGCAAGGCACTTGATTATCACAAATAAGTGTTATTAGTCTTGCTTCCTCAATTTGGAGTTCTTTTAGCAACTTCTTTAACCAAATGAGTTCACATGTTGTCTTTGCCATGACCATATACTCTTTCTCGACGCTTGATCTTGCAACTACaatttgtttcttacttttccaagaTATAAGATTTCCTCAAACAAGTACACAATACGCATGGGTGGATCTTCTATTTATGGGTgaccctgcccaatcagcatcagaGTATCCAACTACTTGAGTACGTCTTTTATCTTCATCTAGGAGACCTTTTCCTAGATCATATTTGATGTATATCATAATCCGGATAACCGCATCCATGTGTTTTTATCAAGGAGAATTTAATAACTGGCTTACCATACTAACTACAAAAGAAATGTCCAGACGAGTGGTCGTGAGATAATTCAACTTTTCAACCAATCTCCTATACCTTCCTGAGTCAAATAGAGACTCCCCCTGATTGGGTGGGAGATTGACACTTGGATCCATAGGAGTATCAGCTTGTTTAGCATTCAAAAAACATGTTTCTTCCAAAATATCCATAGCATATTTTCGCTGAGAAATCACCAAACCATCTTTAGATTGAGCTACCtcaataccaaaaaaaaatagtGGATTTTACTAAGgtattttgtttgaaattgatttgagagATGTTGTTTCAACAGGAGTATTCCTTGCTGATCACTATTAGTTATGacaatatcatctacatacaTAATAAGATAAATACACCCCTGGGCTGAGTGACTATAAAACACAGAATGGTCAGTTTCACTACATACCATACAAGTTGTTGTACTATAGTGCTTAATCAGCTATAAACCATAGTCGATGACTCCCCCTGAGCAACAAACCTAAGTGGTTGCTCCATATATACTTactcttcaagatcaccatgtaaaaatgcatttttgatgtCATGTTAATAAATAGGCCAATGTCGAATGGCTGCAATGGCGAGAAGAAATCTAACTGATTCCATCTTGGCTATAAGCGAGAAAGTATCACTATAATCTAATCCAAAAatttgtgtatcctttgcctacCGAGTGAATTTAAATTGATCAATCTTATCATCTCGACCAACCTTCAATATATAAAGCCAGTGACAACCTACCAAATATTTCCCAGGGGATAGGAACTAGTTCCCAGGTACCACTGCTTTGAAGAGCACACATCTCATCAATCATTGCTTGCCTCCACTCAGGGTGAGATAACGCTTCACTTTGTGTTTTAGGAATAGAAACAGAAGACAAATAAGACAAGCAATTATAATGCAAAGAGGAAAACAATTATAACATAAGTCAATATAATATGGAGAAGGATTTCATGTTTGATGTATACCTTTTCGAAGGGAAATCGCAAGATCGGACTCAGGTTGCGAGATTAGAATCGGTGATGGCAGGAGCATCGGAGGAGAGTCTCAAGTGAACTTAAGGACATGTATGACCTCAGCGATAGGTACGATAGATGTTAGCTGGCGATACTAATATGTTTGAAGTGGTCAAAAAGTGGGGGGAGGTCAACCGTAGGAATATCTAGTGGGTCAGGATCCACAGACTAATGAGGGAAAATGGTATACAGGACATTAATAACTTCTGGAAGGGGTGAGGGAGTACTTTCTTAAAGGGTTTTCGGAGTTACGTGGCTAGACTCGAAATATGGAACAGACTCGAAGAAGGTAACACCGACAGATATGAGATATCATTATAGAGTAGGTGAATAACAACAATAACCTTTTTGGGATCGATGAAAACCAATAAAGACACACTTTAGTGATCGATCTGGTAGTTTATCAAGTTCGGGAGAGATATTGTGTACAAAACATGTAGACCCGGAGACTCGGGGACAGGGGCGGTTCTATAGCCCagcgagcccgggcacgcgcccgggctcaacccctactTTCTTTGTATTTTCCCTAATTTAATAGCTGATTTTTAAATGAAACcatgggcaaaattagtaaaaataagggtgtaaaaattaaaatagatgaaTACCCAATGGTCAAACAgacccaacccaattaattatttatgatttataatagaaattaaaaaaaaaactaatcaaaATAGTTGCTTCTCTCTTTATCTTCTGACGACTCATATTTCTCTCTCCCCTCGGCTTTACGTCACTTTCACGTCAAATTCAAACAACAGCACAGAAGGTAATGATGTCCTTttcttaatttttcttcttctattgTCTTTGTCAGCAATACACTCAAATATCAATTCTACAAAAACAGCAACCTAATTCTTACAATTTCCTGTAAAAATTCAAATTGATAACACAaaacaaatgataaataaatccCTCATATTAGGATTCAAGGTTCAAACAGCTATCAAAATTGTAGTTAGGTAAGGTACTGTAtaagtttaaatttttattatttttaaattgtttgttCATTGAACTCATaaagataattttaaattattattatcttattatatattttttatatcatagtaaaatagtttaattttttttatattgtagtaaaattctcttttaattattttgttacgatttatttattttatttaattattcggtCTCGTCAATTTGTGTGTTACAAATTGTTTATCTAAAAATTcgtttcattgaataattaaattTCAGAGATGAGGAGGTTTTTGGTTCCTAGAACAAGTATTGAGAAAGTGAATGTTAAGCAACCGGAAGCCGAAGTAGAAGAAACACCCCCTAATGTGGCCAACGAGTTTAATCCAAACGAGATTGTGCGTGATTCAGGATGTAGGAAACAAATTCACGAGTATGCTCCCGATATTCAAGACCAAGTGAGGAGGGCTTATATATTGAAGGGTCCAACGCAACCAGATTTAGCAAGATATCCTCGTACTCAATTTGGGAAGTCTTCAAGAGCATTTTGTAAAGCTTGGTATAAGAGTTATACATGGATTGAATACAGTGAGTCAAAGGATGCAACTTATTGTTTCTATTGCTTTCTCTTTAAGCCTCCTGGGAGGGCCGAACACTTTGGTTATGAAGTCTTCAACAAAGACGGATTTAAAGATTGGAAGCATGCATCTAAAGGCTTTAAAGATCATATTGGTAGTCATGATAGTAAGCACAACTCATGTATGAAGCACTATgatgattataataatcaaagacaAAGTGTGACAAGTATCTTTGCTATAGCAACTAGGGAATCAGAAGAATTGTATAAGATTCGTTTGACTTGTTCTTTAGATTGTATTAGATATCTCATAGCACAAGGCATTGCTTTCCGTGGCCATGATGAAAGCTCTACTTCTCTAAACAAGGGAAATTTTAGAGAGATGGTGGATTGGGTAAAATCTAATGATGAAAAAGTAAGAGATGCTTTTGATCGTGGTCCAAAAAATTGCACAATGACTTCCGGTGACATTCAAAAGGAGCTCGCAACGTGTTGTGCACATGAAGTTAccaaggtgattatggaagagcttgGTGATAGACAATTCTCTGCGCTTATTGATGAATCACGTGATATATCTGTCAAAGAACAAATGGCGGTGATGTTGAGGTTAGTATAATGAGTTTGTTATTGAAACTACTACAATTAttaacttaaaattttaaatttcattcaaacataacaTAGATAAAtacatttgaatttttatttatgttgCTATTGACAAAATATGTGTGGAGATGGATCACCGATTTTGTGAAGGAAGTAACGTTGTGCTGGATTGCTTCTCATGTCTTGACCCCAAGAACTCCttttccaagtttgatgttgataagcttgctcgtcttgctaatatttatcatgtagacttttctgatgatgaccgtgtgtaatacggtgaactgactttttatcgatcgaaatgtcgcggtaagcaagagtcgccaccgacttttattttatccaaacaatattcggaaaggcaaaaagaaacagaaaaaaacctttaaagaaaatctaagttcggggggtaatttatgcaaagggaaggtgtaaggcaccctttgcatccatggttttccatgggctcttaattgctttgcttgctcgttttcagaaaatgtagatgaaagaggaaaaagtggactttagctcgtaaatgagcgttgcccttttttcgaaaaattatgagaaagaatataataaaaaggtttgagcattgcaaggcaattaggggcaattaccttaaactcagatgataggtctctttttagcctttcagaatgaaagggtctatccttgccataagagggcaggaagcctttcgtttggaggttgaagggtcatcgaagcatcctttgccataagactgtcccatgccatagaagggcaggtagtctaaggcaaggatcagaataagccatttcgtaggcagccagaagatacctcagcctttttccgtaggcaacttccgagggtcgaggtcatttttgtgtatcgaaggcagcatcatttagggtcgtgacctttttatcgaggcaacatggctgaggtatcctcgtattcgatggacgtggcttattctgcaaaaacacgaaggcaacaggcaacaaggcaacaaggcagcagagaggttacccaaagggtgcgtgtgtgcaacaatcacgtgattatattcagatatttatcttttaattagttattctaattcagtttaaggcttgcactccctaagattactaaccacgcagtatataataatataaagcaataaagggggcgggaaattgtaaccagcggatcccttatcagggtttgacacaagtaataataataaaaggcataaaataaaatgaggcttagggttaccaacgacgtagctttAGTAATTGATGAACCTGAAAAGGAGGAAGAACAAGAAGGCAAAGTACAGTGAGTGCGTTATTAGTTCAGAGACAAtcagggttaaccctaataaaataaaagacaaataaattaataatgattaataaataatacttagcttcgacttggatttgatctgatatggttaatagggcgcctttaaggttaaccctgaaaggcaaggcagaaaagggatgaatgcaaagcaaaccctaaaagtaaaataatctaaatataatttaaattgaattagaattaaattacttaacttcgaggtttgttgaaggcgcgcgatcatgttgctaaccctgataatgcaagaaaataaaatcagtgtatTACCAATCCTGGTTGAGATTCAAATAGAGTATAATGatgaattgatttaattaattattggtctggcgacctaattaattaaatcaggttcagaaaattaaatcgagcgTAAAATTGTATCTacgaaattttttttggaatttaaatgaaataattatgatttttgaataattttaacatggttaattaaattaaataaatatgatttataattaaaatataaataaaatagaatattaaaggaaaataaaaataattattagatataaaacaaaaaagtcttgagaaaaaaaaaatatagaagttttttatatatatatatataaaataatatggattaaaagaaagaaaaaaaaacaagtatatatatatatatatatatatatatatatatatatatatatatatatatatatatatatatatatatatatatattaacgtggctgtgtaattataaataaaaaaataaaaaaaaaacttaacttttaaTTAGGTGTGGCGCAGGCGCATGGCATATGGTAGACCTGCAGGTTCTGGTGCGTCAGATTTGCTGGGAGGAGGATCATGCGGCTGAGGGTGTGAGGGACCATCATGCGCGCGTGGTCTGACGTGTACCAGATCCATTCGTCCACTAATAGAAGGCGCGCCAAAAATAATTTGAACCGGCCAACCACATCGTGCCAgctcatcgtcttcttcctcccTCTAGTCCAGAATTACGGCTACGACTGTAGCTACGGTTTTGCTACCAAATATTCGTAGCAGAAACCATGGCTCTCGTACCTGCATTAAAACGCAacaaaaaagcaaaaacaaacGCCCAGATCGTACATACACATCATTACGAACCTAATGGACCTGTTAATTGGGCTTGAGGCTGCGTGTAACCTAAAATCCCTCTTTTGAAGAGGACgaaccctaataatggtgaaACGCTTTATATGCATAAAAGCTTAAATCAAACAATCCAGACAGCATcagaacatcaagataaacacGAATCCACCATCAAATCATATTAAATGTGCATGTTTATATGGAATCAGAGCCAATTTAGTTTGATACGAACCGTGATCTAGGGATGATGATTTCGGACGTGAGATGACTCGTTGATGGTCCACACAGCTTTAGTGAATACCCAGGAACACGTTAGGATCAATGAGAGCTCTTGAATCGGCCTGCAATTCAGAATCagatttttgaatttgtttgcaCTTTTGAACTCGGGTATAGGAGCTCTTAGAGGCAGAGATCGTAACCCTAAGGGTCTGCTTGGTTTATCTTTATATATTGGaagaaattaggttaacaaacttgaacaaaatccaatccaatctttattttgtaaattgagaaaatttgatttatgTATGTTTCTATTTTGGGTCAATTTCAATTTACTTGTTCCAatcttgcctttctgaatttgaatcaaatatattatttgattaatggttggatatgattggaatgaaaagaaactcaatctttttgcaattttcttcaaataatgattaaatatatgattcaaatgaattaaaaattcaaataaaatcaaatattccatGTATTTTCGTGGGAAAGAGATCTTGGGCCTTTGGATACTTGGGGATCAGGATTAAGTAaaaataacttgggcccatttgcaaaaaaaatcaagttctttcacattttttcctccaaaatagctcgactttgacaaggcctatctccctcaatttttgaggtatggaagtgttctaagacattttggaaaccttagagagtcctctaaccagtgtctttggtcctatatcaaaatcattttccattctcattttatgaccttttgaaagaaatgtctttttgttgacttttgaaaaggacctataatgtatgaagccatatctctcagattattgacctatgagctttgattcttggaccattggatagaggaatgaattcccttcaaaatgggctttggtgggaatttttctgatgaagtatgaatatttggtgaattttcaaagtttggttgactttttcagttcatgccaaaaatagtaacttctgacctttgacttttctgatctttccttgatgaaccatgatcaattcttgatcaaatggtgaatgataattcaatatgaggatcttggcgaaaagtcaggagttttgactttactttgaccacagttgactttttaggttaaacagtcgactgttgaccttctgagcttttgaatgaccaaaactttgagataggccttgatacttgtcatggaggtaaagtgggatatgttgagccattgattcagtgattttcttttgaatgaaccaaaccctagttcagagccttgtataggagagtgtgtcttggagctttgtgtattggtttgagtttgaataggagaaagagtatggacaaattttggggtatgacagctgcccctgttcaattatcttaaacttgaagatgtagagtggtttatatgccagtcggtatctgaaggtggaagatgattgaactcaagaataccaagaaatttgccttagctgaagtagggacttttgtcggagatgggcttgtagatgccatctggtagtagttggagtatggattgttgcaaaatttctgcttttgttgtcttcttcttcttttttttttaatgttgaggaaccgtcaaaggtatcgactcaaatctgtgttgggttatttaaggaaccgtcaaaggtatcgacttaaatttgaagcatattgttgaggcaccgtcaaaggtatcgactcatatatgcagacagattgtataaggaaccgtcaaaggtgtcgacttatatctgaaatgtgttgttaaggaaccgtcaaaggtgtcgacttaactcttgatgtgggttgttaaggaaccgtcaaaggtatcgacttaactctgaagcatatcattgaggcaccgtcaaaggtatcgactcagatacgtagatagattgtataaggaaccgtcaaaggtatcgacttatatctgaagtgtgttgttaaggaaccgtcaaaggtgtcgacttaactcttgacatattaaggaaccgtcaaaggtatcgacttaatacttgaaaatagattgttaaggaaccgtcaaaggtatcgacttaactcttgtaaatggagatagcggtatcctgaaaagtagaggttagttttctttacgccatgtcatgatgcatgcaatgtgtttgtgtgacgggattctcaaaataaatgaggacctcGTATGTTATGTATGCAATTGTTGCGCTGTTttgtgtattatgtatgaacgtgtatgcaattgtatgaatatgtttatgacatgtgatatgtgaatatgttgtcttgattgagaaaataaatctctgtatctttgaagatgttcagctggggattcatggtttccgcttggggatgatcagtaatttgatggacccggactggggatgaaagatattagtaaaccatgttggagaagagcaaagtattgaagatgtaaactctgttggggagtcatgtctttgtcgggacgagtatgtttgaagatatcttcttgagagttgctctgtggggatatgattctCGTGAAGTCGACTCTATGGagaagcatggatgccttgaacatttccCCTAGTGATTATAGCACTTGTCATTCCTGGACTcatattgattggaaaacaccaatgaattttgatcgaagcgttgaacatgccttgtataCTTTGcccccctgctagtaggaacttgaagagattcacctcacgaggactttatgaagtgtatactataggtgacatgcccctagtaatcgtaaacttaggatgatgcccctgactgtttggcttttgagagattcttggaatcttgacttgattgccccagattgattgggaaaaacgtgtcatgcccccttgtatacgtaggagacattgcttcttggagtaatattgtctgtcgggataactttcagtcattagttgtatccTGTGCAAATTctctctgttgctaacatttgaaattatgtagcaaaatttgtttaataatgaattcatgagatgcaatgcatacgtttgtcttgagtttttgaaaaacattaaagcatgagatgtaaaaacatgacatttgtaagaacatgatatttataacaacatgtcgtttgtaaaaacatgacatcaacttggcatttatggtaaaccttaaggagtcaggatacctttttggtaacagtatgctttcgaactaaccatgtttcaattaggactttcaaaggttgtaacgtggcttggttcacggtttaagaaacaaaggataaaggctcaaagtttatttgtacccacccctcttcgtgatgttctttgatcctaagctcagttaattcgacttatgcattcaagttccaagagaTCTATGGATGTGCGCCTTCGATAATATTGATGGTTCGCAAGTAATGAGAACTTCTGATATGGCAatcatttcttccttttggtagtcacaactttgtgttgttcaagaatttctcttttttcatctttttgatatccctaacttttgcctgaactatctattgtgagcttacagtcagcgggatgccttgatttttgcctaagtcatcttttttatttttgacttagcaggcttttctttgtatatatgtttttcgttctttcctttttgaaagataatgactgccttgtttgattgatgaatcgtcattgtcttttgattgacatttccaacacttctttgatgcgtgcggttgaacgtttgtgattgaaacctttgttgaaaggtgtactgaatggttctcttaaaatagaatgcacagccgaattaactgagaactaccatgccccaggttatgatcacaggttttgaattattcaagaaagaaaactcctacaacttaggctcaaaagggttaacgagggattatcatccttatatctccactgtttaggagttgaaataatgcctgtacatcgtcaacacagtccgttcaaaagcatactgtatgaggttgcggtatcgttttcgtcatcctcccttaaaaggcttacagcttagcaggagttgagtatcacaaaacatatgcagagtaacgacataatttaaaaagagtgatagcgaaataatttattcaagacaaacatatgcaatgcactgatgataattatttaaaacagataatgtctatcatgattcgaatgtttaaacaaacagaataaaatttgcgcatgaaagtaaatctaatgattaaaagttcatccacttagacattaatcagtcttgtcgtgactaggcataggagcagtgatcactacaggagtcttgggatgatagaatccaatttcaccagcatcgatcatgtcttgaatcttgttcttcaatggccaacaatcattcgtatcatgcccagggctattggagtgatatgcgcacctcgcattgggcttgtagctaggggcggaagtgttaggctttacaggaggaccccttaaagtaatcaagctctctctcagcaaatgttgtaatgcttgagccagtgacatgttgatctttgtaaactgacgtttagatgtatctgacttgcgtctttgatgcggagctagtgtagaggtcagaactgtccccatagattggtggtgttcattgcgacctttccgattgtacacagCATCATCCATGTAAGGCTTCTCAAGTGAGTCGAGGTCGATGATCTTGTCATTAatgaggtcttgaatcttgtgcttcaacggtccacaatcttctgtatcatgaccaggactattagaatgataagcacatctcgcgtggtacttatacccaggagtgggattaaTAGGAAACGAGTagggaggcaatagagttatcaagttccgattgagcagttgttgcagagcttgagacagcgacatatgtaatggagtaaatgaccgcttaggcttggatctctgattatctcgaccaccttgatacttatattgattcttcttcttctcgatcagaagtgccttcaattcttcttgccccttggccaagtgaaagattactttttggaactggttattctgagcctgaagatttttgacagattgttcgagatccatctttcttactgaaataaacagcggaaagatgaggcatttgtttttgtgaaacctgtgatgcgacgtttatgaatgcatgattatGCAAATGCAATGATCTCAAGGAGTTAAAGGccttttaacacatttaaaagaaaagaaaagtagaagcaaaa is part of the Vicia villosa cultivar HV-30 ecotype Madison, WI linkage group LG2, Vvil1.0, whole genome shotgun sequence genome and encodes:
- the LOC131651472 gene encoding uncharacterized protein LOC131651472, which translates into the protein MRRFLVPRTSIEKVNVKQPEAEVEETPPNVANEFNPNEIVRDSGCRKQIHEYAPDIQDQVRRAYILKGPTQPDLARYPRTQFGKSSRAFCKAWYKSYTWIEYSESKDATYCFYCFLFKPPGRAEHFGYEVFNKDGFKDWKHASKGFKDHIGSHDSKHNSCMKHYDDYNNQRQSVTSIFAIATRESEELYKIRLTCSLDCIRYLIAQGIAFRGHDESSTSLNKGNFREMVDWVKSNDEKVRDAFDRGPKNCTMTSGDIQKELATCCAHEVTKVIMEELGDRQFSALIDESRDISVKEQMAVMLRLV